In a single window of the Mesorhizobium shangrilense genome:
- the tlpA gene encoding thiol:disulfide interchange protein TlpA, with the protein MADPKKLLPAPKLIVAAAVAGILAGAVAVYVTEPRSGNPTASAGEAVVDAGDNKCAARADLAKAVAASAKGDVAAMLPADPPQSLKTLAFNGPDDAPMTLADRTGKTLLINLWATWCAPCREEMPALDALQKDMGGDEFEVVAINVDTGDDTKPKKFLEEIKVQSLASYRDNTMDIFNELKTRGLALGLPVTLLIDEDGCLLANMNGPAHWSGPDAKAFLTAAMGETSEAPTN; encoded by the coding sequence ATGGCCGACCCGAAGAAACTCTTGCCCGCCCCGAAACTGATCGTGGCAGCCGCGGTGGCAGGCATCCTGGCCGGTGCGGTGGCGGTATATGTCACCGAGCCGCGCTCTGGCAACCCGACTGCATCGGCTGGCGAGGCCGTCGTCGATGCCGGCGACAACAAGTGCGCCGCCAGGGCGGACCTTGCCAAGGCGGTGGCCGCGTCGGCAAAGGGCGATGTGGCGGCGATGCTTCCGGCCGATCCCCCGCAATCGCTGAAGACGCTGGCGTTCAACGGACCGGACGATGCGCCGATGACGCTCGCGGACCGGACCGGAAAAACCTTGCTCATCAATCTGTGGGCGACCTGGTGCGCCCCATGCCGCGAGGAGATGCCTGCCCTCGACGCACTGCAGAAGGACATGGGCGGCGACGAATTCGAGGTGGTGGCGATCAACGTCGATACCGGCGACGACACGAAGCCCAAGAAGTTCCTGGAGGAGATCAAGGTGCAGTCGCTGGCCTCCTACCGCGACAACACCATGGACATCTTCAACGAGTTGAAGACCCGCGGACTGGCGCTCGGGCTGCCCGTCACGCTCCTCATCGACGAGGACGGGTGCCTGCTGGCGAACATGAATGGACCGGCGCACTGGTCGGGGCCCGACGCCAAGGCGTTCCTGACGGCGGCGATGGGCGAGACGTCCGAAGCGCCGACTAACTAA